The genomic window GGTTCCTCAAATAGACAAGATCTTAAGGCTCAAGATGGTATCTATGCAAGGAGGGATAGAACCATGAAGCGATGTTCCGCATCAGCAATCCGGATTTCCTTTACCTTTGTGTTCATCATGATTCTGGGCCTGGCCTGCCAATTCGCCATGGCAGCGCAATACGGAGAGGCTCCCATGCTTGTTCCTCTGGTTAAGGCCGGCAAGCTTCCCCCTGTCAACGAGAGATTGCCGGAGGAACCAGCGGTGGTTAAACCTGTAGAGGAGACTGGGCAGTACGGTGGTACTGCCAGAGTTGTTACGGTGCGTCCTCAAATCCTGGAGGATGGCGGGCTTATGATGAGCCAGGAACCCATATTGCGCATTGACTCTGACGGGAAGACCGTGGTACCCAATATAGCTAAGAAGTGGGAGTTCACCTCAGATGGAAAGACCTTGACCCTCTACCTGCGAAAGGGAATGAAATGGTCTGATGGGCAGCCCTTTACAGCTGATGACATCCTCTTCTGGTGGGAAGACGTAGTTCTTAACGATGAGCTCACTCCGGTGAAACCAAAGGCTTGGTCTCCGGGTGGTAAACTTATGAAAGTCGAAAAGCTCAATGAATATGCAATTCGGCTGCATTTTGCGGTGCCATATCCGATGGCGTTATTCCGGCTCGCTCATTCGGATGGATTTGAAGGGTCCTTCTTCCTCCCAAAACATTATCTCAAACAGTTTCATCCTAAGTATACTTCAAAGGGTGATCTTGAAAAGCTCGCAAAATCTCAAGGCTTTGACACATGGTCGAGGCTATTCCTGGCGAAAGCACAGATAAACGCTGGCAGCGGCCGTGCAGTTGATCCTGGAACTCCGACGCTGAAGGCCTACAGGATCGTTCATAAAGGTCTTGATACGGTCACCGCGGAGCGGAACCCCTATTATTGGAAGGTTGACCCAAAAGGGAACCAGCTTCCGTATATCGACAGGATATTTGTCATGGTAGTAAAAGACTTCGAAATGGTAAATATGAAGATAACTTCGGGTGAGGTAGATTTCGCTGGTTTCAACACCTTGCTGGAGAATTACCCTCTTTACAGACAAGTCGCAAAAAGGAACAACTACCGTGTGTTGATGTGGCAGGATGTCTTCGGCGGGGAACTCATCCTCATGCCCAACCAGACTCATAGCGATCCTGTGATGCGGAAGATCTTCCAGGATAGGCGTTTTAGGATAGCCCTGTCTTTGGGGATCAATCGTGAAGAGATGAATCAGCTGTTTTACCTGGAATTGGCGGAGCCGAGGCAGACTACTGTTATACCACAATCTAGTTACTATGAGCCTGAATTTGCAAAAGCGTATATTGAGTATAATCCCGAAAAGGCAAATCGGCTTCTGGATGAGATGGGGCTAAAGAGGGGAGCCGATGGTTATCGTCTAAGGCCGGACGGGAAGCGGCTTGAGATATTGATAGAGTATACCCGGGTTGACACTCCTCGTGGCCCATTATGCGAATTTGTCCAACAAGGGTGGGAAAAGCTTGGGCTAAAGGTCGCTGTAAAAGAGATTACAGGCGAACTGCAGGATGTACGCGCCCGTGGGAACCTGATGGATATGACGGTGTGGAACGCTGATAAAAACACGGATGTCCTATTTCCGATAACCCCAATGTGGTATGTGCCTATGAGCTGGGGGTGGGAAAATAGCTGGTGTCCGCTCTGGGCTCAATGGTATGTATCTGGTGGAAAAGCGGGGGAAGAGCCACCTCAGGAGATGAAGCGGCTCATTTCCCTATGGGAGAAGATGCAGAGCGTAATGGATGACCAAGAAAGGATCAAGCTCGGTAAGGAGATCTTACGCTCCCAGGCAGAGAACCTCTGGACCATAGGGACCGTGGGACTTGCTCCGCACCCCGTCATAGTACGAGATAATTTGAGGAATGTGCCTGAAAAAGGCTTGTGGGGTTGGGATACAATCTGGACATATATTTATCACCCGGAGCAGTTTTTCTTTAAGCAGAAGTAAGGTGATTTTGGGACCATATGATCTCTCTGAATAGTAGATAAATACATGTTAATCCTTCTTTGCGCTCTGTGATTGGGTCCCTAATATTCTCCACCGCAGAGCGCAAAGAAGCAGTATGGTCTCTTCTCTTTCATGGTGACCTTTTACTGGACAGAAAGGAGTCATAGAATATGAAATTGCGCATCGGAATCATCGGCACCGGACGCCGGGGCAAGGATCATATAAGACAGCTTGTCAAACGTGATGATGTGGTCGTCACCGCTGTATGTGATATAGTCCGTGAGGTGGCGGATGAGGCGGCCAGGATCGCGGGGGCTCCCCGGATTTATGTCGATTACAGGGAAATGCTTGATAAGGAAACGCTCGATGCAGTTATCGTTGCGACCCCGGCGCCTGTGCATGCCGGTCCGGCAGTCTTGGCTCTACAGAAAGGTCTCAACGTCATGTGTGAAAAGCCTCTTGCCTGGTCCTTGAGGGATGCGCTGCGTATCGTAGATGCGGCTCAGGGGTCAAGGGGCCTTTGTGAGGTGGGTTATCAGTATCGACATAATCCAGCTGTTGGCCTTGCGCTCGAACGACTAGGAGGCTCGGGAATAGCGCTTGTGCGCGGTTTCTATTATCACACCGTTCCGCTGGTCGAATCCATTAAAGATGTAAGAACTGGAGGGGGCCAGATCTTTGACCAGGTGACCCATCTTATCGATCTTTCTCGGGTCTTTGCAGGTGATGTGGTCAAGGTGTATTCCCGCTACACCCGCAACGCCCGGGGTCCCGAAGAATTCAACAATTGGGATGGATATGCTGTGACCTATGAATATAAATCCGGCGCTGTCGGGAATTTCTCCAGTACATATGCCTTGTTTCTGGGTCATGGCGAACCGCCCACTTTGGATATCATTGGTCGAGAGGTGCTGGTGAGGTTTGCTGGAAGCAAACTCATAGTGGTGACCCCGAAGGGGAGGGAGGAATTCGGTCCTGAGACTGAGGGCTTTACCGTCACCACAGATATAATTGGGGATTTCGTGACCGCGGTGGCCACCGGAGATCGAAGTTTGATCAAATCGCCCCCAGGAGATGCGATTAACAGTCTCGCGGCCACGATCGCGGCCAATATGTCGGCACAGACAGGACAGATAATCTGTACCGATGAGCTTATTGAACGCGCCCGCAGCGGCGAAGAGGTCCCAGCGCTCCTAGAGTAGGTCTCTGTGCCGCGGCAGTACCATTTCAGTCTGGGTCTGATATTTCCGGCCCATCCCACACTCAAAAGCGCGGAATAGGGCCGGACCTTTCGCTTATTCTATGAGCAGCGGAACAAGATGATCACAGAATTACTACAGTCTCATTGCGTTGGCGCCAGGTATATGACAAATACCACAAGAATATCTGCTATGGCCCAGCACCCGTGGGTCCGGGACTAGCGGCCCTGGATTCATTCGGTCGAAAGCAAGTCAGCCAAACCCAAGCTCGCCAGATCGTCGAGGAACCTGGAGGCGTCGTCTTCTTTGAATTCGCCAAATTCGGCTGCCACGCGCCGTATTATTTCTGATAGCGTCCTTCGAG from Bacillota bacterium includes these protein-coding regions:
- a CDS encoding ABC transporter substrate-binding protein, which translates into the protein MKRCSASAIRISFTFVFIMILGLACQFAMAAQYGEAPMLVPLVKAGKLPPVNERLPEEPAVVKPVEETGQYGGTARVVTVRPQILEDGGLMMSQEPILRIDSDGKTVVPNIAKKWEFTSDGKTLTLYLRKGMKWSDGQPFTADDILFWWEDVVLNDELTPVKPKAWSPGGKLMKVEKLNEYAIRLHFAVPYPMALFRLAHSDGFEGSFFLPKHYLKQFHPKYTSKGDLEKLAKSQGFDTWSRLFLAKAQINAGSGRAVDPGTPTLKAYRIVHKGLDTVTAERNPYYWKVDPKGNQLPYIDRIFVMVVKDFEMVNMKITSGEVDFAGFNTLLENYPLYRQVAKRNNYRVLMWQDVFGGELILMPNQTHSDPVMRKIFQDRRFRIALSLGINREEMNQLFYLELAEPRQTTVIPQSSYYEPEFAKAYIEYNPEKANRLLDEMGLKRGADGYRLRPDGKRLEILIEYTRVDTPRGPLCEFVQQGWEKLGLKVAVKEITGELQDVRARGNLMDMTVWNADKNTDVLFPITPMWYVPMSWGWENSWCPLWAQWYVSGGKAGEEPPQEMKRLISLWEKMQSVMDDQERIKLGKEILRSQAENLWTIGTVGLAPHPVIVRDNLRNVPEKGLWGWDTIWTYIYHPEQFFFKQK
- a CDS encoding Gfo/Idh/MocA family oxidoreductase, coding for MKLRIGIIGTGRRGKDHIRQLVKRDDVVVTAVCDIVREVADEAARIAGAPRIYVDYREMLDKETLDAVIVATPAPVHAGPAVLALQKGLNVMCEKPLAWSLRDALRIVDAAQGSRGLCEVGYQYRHNPAVGLALERLGGSGIALVRGFYYHTVPLVESIKDVRTGGGQIFDQVTHLIDLSRVFAGDVVKVYSRYTRNARGPEEFNNWDGYAVTYEYKSGAVGNFSSTYALFLGHGEPPTLDIIGREVLVRFAGSKLIVVTPKGREEFGPETEGFTVTTDIIGDFVTAVATGDRSLIKSPPGDAINSLAATIAANMSAQTGQIICTDELIERARSGEEVPALLE